In Thermococcus camini, a genomic segment contains:
- a CDS encoding ABC transporter ATP-binding protein, whose protein sequence is MRLEVRISFAYGEREVLRGVEFTAEMGELLTIIGPNGAGKSTLLKATVGILRPTGSVRLDGRDLLSMRPPERARLITYVPQSSFPEFAFTIEEFVEMGAYATRGNVEAALKRVGLWERRKEPVTNLSGGEYQLALIARALAQGSEAILLDEPTSHLDINHALMVMELLKALKKEKIIVAVLHDLNLALRYADRLVLLKEGEKYWEGKPWELKPETIEEVYGVRARIAEVDGHRVLLAGI, encoded by the coding sequence ATGAGGCTGGAGGTTAGGATTTCCTTCGCCTACGGCGAGAGAGAGGTTCTCAGAGGGGTGGAGTTCACGGCGGAGATGGGTGAGCTTCTAACAATAATCGGGCCGAACGGTGCCGGAAAGAGCACCCTGCTGAAGGCCACGGTCGGTATTCTGAGACCGACGGGGAGCGTGAGGCTCGACGGAAGGGACCTGCTCTCAATGAGGCCGCCGGAGAGGGCAAGGCTCATAACCTACGTCCCGCAGAGCTCCTTCCCCGAGTTCGCCTTCACCATCGAGGAGTTTGTTGAGATGGGTGCCTACGCGACAAGGGGCAACGTTGAGGCGGCTTTAAAGCGCGTCGGCCTCTGGGAGCGCAGGAAAGAGCCGGTTACGAACCTGAGCGGCGGCGAGTACCAGCTGGCCCTGATAGCGAGGGCCTTAGCACAGGGGAGCGAGGCGATACTCCTGGACGAGCCGACGAGCCACCTGGACATAAACCACGCCCTCATGGTGATGGAACTGCTGAAGGCCCTCAAGAAGGAGAAGATAATCGTGGCCGTTCTCCACGACCTCAACCTGGCCCTCCGCTACGCGGACAGGCTGGTCCTCCTGAAGGAAGGAGAAAAGTACTGGGAGGGGAAGCCATGGGAGCTGAAGCCGGAGACTATTGAGGAGGTCTACGGAGTGAGGGCGAGGATAGCGGAGGTCGATGGCCACCGGGTCCTTCTAGCTGGGATTTGA
- the psmB gene encoding archaeal proteasome endopeptidase complex subunit beta, whose product METKKTGTTTVGIKARDGVVLAADTQASLDHMVETLNIRKIVPITDRIAITTAGSVGDVQALARMLEAEARYYQFTWNRPMSTKAMANLLSNILNENKWFPYLVQIIIGGYVEEPTLANLDPMGGLIFDEYTATGSGSPFAIAVLEDGFKKGMSVEEAKELAIRAVKTAGKRDVYTGSRKVQVVVITKDGMKEEFVEFKE is encoded by the coding sequence ATGGAAACTAAGAAAACCGGTACCACCACCGTGGGAATAAAGGCCAGAGATGGTGTTGTTCTGGCCGCGGATACGCAGGCTTCCCTCGACCACATGGTCGAGACCCTCAACATCAGGAAGATAGTTCCCATCACCGACAGGATAGCGATAACCACCGCGGGAAGCGTTGGCGACGTTCAGGCACTGGCGAGAATGCTTGAGGCCGAAGCCAGATACTACCAGTTCACCTGGAACAGGCCCATGAGCACCAAGGCCATGGCGAACCTGCTCAGCAACATACTCAACGAGAACAAGTGGTTCCCCTACCTCGTCCAGATAATCATCGGCGGCTACGTGGAGGAGCCGACCTTGGCGAACCTCGACCCGATGGGAGGGCTTATCTTCGACGAATACACGGCAACTGGCTCTGGGAGTCCCTTTGCCATAGCGGTTCTTGAGGATGGCTTCAAGAAGGGCATGAGCGTCGAGGAAGCGAAAGAGCTCGCGATCAGGGCCGTCAAGACCGCCGGAAAGAGGGACGTCTACACCGGCAGCAGGAAGGTCCAGGTCGTCGTCATAACGAAGGACGGCATGAAGGAGGAGTTCGTCGAGTTCAAAGAGTGA
- the thrC gene encoding threonine synthase has product MKLICPVCGKTYDKPVQRCECGEPVEFERFKGEPYIGRSVWERFWDFWPVEPALEFSLGEGDTPLVKSRLGEELGVKLYLKNETVNPTWSFKDRGTFLAMSHALKAGYKTVGTVSTGNMAASVSAYATRAGLKAKILVSESASDEKLKAVSVYGGEVIRVLGDYGRLYFESLAIGEKLGIYFINSDNPFRVEGYKGIAFEIAEEISPDYVLIPTSSGGLFRGVVKGFIELHESRLIDRVPALIAVQAEGCSPICRAFSEGKARIERFESPKTIAKAIANPYPPSGNAVLKFLREFDWKCVSVGDDEILEAQRKLAGEGLFVQPASATGVAALRKLELPEGAKVVSILTGSGLKTLNDTPAGEIRECRLEELEKCLG; this is encoded by the coding sequence ATGAAGCTCATCTGTCCCGTCTGCGGGAAAACCTACGATAAACCGGTTCAGAGGTGCGAATGCGGTGAACCGGTTGAGTTTGAAAGGTTCAAGGGCGAACCGTACATAGGAAGGAGCGTCTGGGAGCGGTTCTGGGACTTCTGGCCGGTGGAACCGGCACTGGAGTTCTCCCTCGGCGAGGGTGACACACCCCTTGTGAAGTCGAGGCTTGGCGAAGAGCTTGGAGTGAAGCTCTACCTCAAAAACGAGACGGTAAACCCGACCTGGAGCTTCAAGGACAGGGGGACGTTCCTGGCAATGAGCCACGCCCTAAAGGCCGGCTACAAAACCGTTGGAACGGTCTCAACCGGCAACATGGCGGCGAGCGTCTCCGCTTATGCCACCCGCGCCGGATTGAAGGCCAAAATCCTCGTCTCAGAGAGCGCAAGCGACGAGAAGCTCAAGGCCGTCTCCGTCTATGGTGGAGAGGTCATCAGGGTTCTCGGCGACTACGGGAGGCTCTACTTCGAGAGCCTGGCCATAGGAGAGAAGCTCGGCATTTACTTCATCAACTCCGACAACCCCTTCAGGGTCGAGGGCTATAAGGGAATAGCCTTCGAGATAGCGGAAGAGATAAGCCCCGACTACGTTCTAATCCCGACCAGCTCGGGCGGACTATTCCGGGGAGTCGTCAAGGGCTTTATCGAGCTCCACGAGAGCAGACTCATCGATAGGGTTCCAGCACTCATAGCGGTTCAGGCCGAGGGCTGTTCGCCAATATGCAGAGCCTTCAGCGAGGGAAAAGCCAGAATCGAGCGCTTTGAGAGCCCTAAAACGATAGCAAAGGCCATAGCCAACCCATACCCGCCGAGCGGGAACGCCGTGCTCAAATTTCTCCGCGAGTTCGACTGGAAATGCGTTTCAGTGGGCGACGATGAAATCCTTGAAGCCCAGAGGAAGCTCGCCGGTGAAGGCCTCTTCGTTCAGCCGGCGAGCGCAACCGGTGTAGCCGCTTTGAGAAAGCTCGAACTTCCGGAAGGAGCTAAGGTAGTCTCAATTCTTACCGGTTCCGGTTTGAAAACTCTTAATGACACGCCAGCTGGGGAAATAAGGGAGTGCCGCCTTGAGGAGCTTGAAAAATGCCTGGGGTGA
- a CDS encoding DODA-type extradiol aromatic ring-opening family dioxygenase yields the protein MLVGVGLMPHGNPVLEPEDEETKRLAEVLREIGEKFRDVDAYILISPHNVRMSDHLGIVLAENLVSWLGFEGKEIPGEWKTDRELAERIYQAEKEAGMPVVDLNFASLRGEYSRWPLSWGELIPLNFLDKKPLVLITPTREVSRETLVKFGEVLGDVIESAEKRIVLIVSADHGHAHDENGPYGLRKESETYDRLIMELINENRLEELLRVPEELVRNALVDSYWQMLIMLGAMRKAEFELKESAYACPTYFGMAGALWVRKG from the coding sequence ATGTTAGTCGGAGTCGGCCTCATGCCACATGGAAACCCCGTCCTGGAGCCGGAAGACGAGGAGACGAAGAGGCTCGCAGAGGTTCTCAGGGAGATAGGAGAGAAGTTCAGGGACGTTGACGCCTACATCCTCATCAGCCCCCACAACGTAAGAATGAGCGACCATCTCGGCATCGTTCTCGCCGAAAACCTCGTCTCGTGGCTCGGCTTTGAGGGGAAAGAGATACCTGGCGAGTGGAAGACTGATAGAGAGTTGGCCGAGAGAATATACCAGGCCGAGAAAGAGGCCGGAATGCCGGTCGTTGATTTGAACTTCGCCTCGCTGAGGGGGGAGTATTCGAGATGGCCGCTGAGCTGGGGTGAGCTGATTCCACTGAACTTTTTGGACAAGAAGCCCCTCGTTCTCATAACCCCAACGAGAGAGGTGAGCAGGGAAACGCTCGTGAAGTTCGGCGAAGTCCTCGGCGATGTCATCGAGAGTGCTGAGAAGAGAATCGTACTCATAGTCAGCGCCGACCACGGACATGCACACGACGAGAACGGGCCGTACGGGTTGAGAAAGGAGAGCGAAACCTACGACAGGCTCATCATGGAGCTGATTAACGAGAACCGTCTCGAGGAGCTTCTCAGGGTTCCCGAGGAGCTCGTGAGGAATGCCTTGGTTGACAGCTACTGGCAAATGCTCATAATGCTCGGAGCCATGAGGAAGGCTGAATTCGAGCTAAAGGAGAGTGCCTACGCGTGCCCGACCTACTTCGGCATGGCGGGGGCGCTGTGGGTGAGGAAGGGCTAA
- a CDS encoding alanyl-tRNA editing protein, which translates to MPSLEVRTHTALHVVKGAVVKVLGENAKWTASVYVSVNHGRLTVKFDRKPTPEEVREIERLANEKVKENVPVRVYELPRDEAEKRFGKDMYDLFPIPQEVRTLKVVVIEGWNVNACNKEHTSTTGEIGEIKIRKVRFRRSKELLEISFDVL; encoded by the coding sequence ATGCCATCGTTGGAGGTTAGAACCCACACCGCTCTTCACGTCGTCAAGGGTGCCGTTGTAAAGGTTCTGGGTGAAAATGCCAAGTGGACGGCGAGCGTTTATGTTAGTGTGAACCACGGAAGATTAACGGTCAAGTTCGACCGGAAGCCGACGCCCGAAGAGGTTAGAGAGATAGAGCGCCTTGCCAACGAGAAGGTAAAAGAAAACGTTCCGGTTCGGGTCTACGAGCTTCCGAGAGATGAGGCTGAAAAGCGCTTCGGCAAGGACATGTACGACCTCTTCCCTATCCCGCAGGAGGTGAGAACCCTAAAGGTCGTCGTCATCGAGGGATGGAACGTCAACGCATGCAACAAGGAGCACACATCAACGACGGGAGAAATAGGGGAGATAAAGATCAGGAAAGTCCGCTTCAGGAGGAGCAAAGAGCTTTTGGAGATCAGCTTTGACGTTCTTTAG
- a CDS encoding cyclic 2,3-diphosphoglycerate synthase, whose translation MAEKKRKRVLILGAAGRDFHNFNVFFRDNPDYEVVAFTATQIPDIEGRVYPPELAGELYPNGIPIWSEDDMEKIIKEHDIDVVVFAYSDVPHEHVMHLASRAHSAGADFWLLGPKSTMLKSTKPVIAVTAVRTGCGKSQTSRKVAQLLQEMGYKVVAIRHPMPYGDLRKQVVQRFASYEDLDKHECTIEEREEYEPYIDRGMVVYAGVDYEKILREAEKEADIILWDGGNNDFPFYVPDLWIVVTDPHRPGHELKYHPGETNFRAADVIIINKIDTANRDDIQKVRESIEKVNPNAIVIDGASPLYVDKPELIKGKRVLVVEDGPTLTHGGMKYGAGYIAAKKYGAAEIVDPRPYAVGSIVETYKKYSHLDVILPAMGYGAKQIKELEETINRADADVVIMGTPIDLRRVMKLNKPAVRVRYELEEIGEPKLKDVLKEFVEKHVKKE comes from the coding sequence ATGGCCGAAAAGAAGAGAAAGAGGGTTCTCATTTTGGGCGCCGCAGGTAGGGACTTCCACAACTTCAACGTGTTCTTCCGCGACAACCCCGACTACGAGGTCGTTGCCTTCACCGCCACTCAGATTCCTGACATCGAGGGAAGGGTCTACCCGCCTGAGCTCGCCGGAGAGCTCTACCCGAACGGAATTCCGATATGGAGCGAGGATGACATGGAGAAGATCATCAAGGAGCACGACATCGACGTCGTCGTCTTCGCCTACTCCGATGTTCCGCACGAGCACGTCATGCACCTCGCCTCTCGCGCTCACTCAGCTGGCGCTGACTTCTGGCTCCTCGGCCCGAAGAGCACCATGCTCAAGAGCACCAAGCCGGTCATAGCAGTTACCGCCGTCAGAACCGGCTGTGGAAAGAGCCAGACCAGCAGAAAGGTCGCTCAGCTCCTCCAGGAGATGGGCTACAAGGTCGTCGCGATAAGGCACCCGATGCCCTACGGCGACCTCAGAAAGCAGGTCGTCCAGCGCTTCGCCAGCTACGAGGACCTCGACAAGCACGAGTGCACCATCGAGGAGAGGGAAGAGTACGAGCCCTACATCGACAGGGGCATGGTCGTTTACGCTGGAGTGGACTACGAGAAGATCCTCCGCGAGGCCGAGAAGGAGGCAGACATAATCCTCTGGGACGGCGGAAACAACGACTTCCCGTTCTACGTTCCGGACCTCTGGATAGTCGTTACGGACCCGCACAGGCCCGGCCACGAACTCAAGTACCACCCCGGTGAGACCAACTTCCGCGCGGCTGACGTCATAATCATCAACAAGATTGACACCGCCAACAGGGACGACATTCAGAAGGTCCGTGAGAGCATCGAGAAGGTCAACCCGAACGCCATCGTCATCGACGGTGCCTCACCGCTCTACGTGGACAAGCCGGAGCTCATCAAGGGCAAGCGCGTTTTGGTGGTTGAGGACGGCCCGACCCTCACCCATGGCGGCATGAAGTACGGTGCCGGCTACATCGCCGCCAAGAAGTACGGCGCGGCCGAGATAGTCGACCCGAGGCCCTACGCCGTTGGCTCAATCGTCGAGACCTACAAGAAGTACAGTCACCTCGACGTCATCCTTCCCGCTATGGGCTACGGCGCCAAGCAGATCAAGGAGCTCGAGGAGACCATCAACAGGGCTGATGCAGACGTCGTCATCATGGGCACTCCAATCGACCTCAGGCGCGTCATGAAGCTCAACAAGCCGGCCGTCAGGGTCAGGTACGAGCTTGAGGAGATCGGCGAGCCGAAGCTCAAGGACGTCCTCAAGGAGTTCGTCGAGAAGCACGTCAAGAAGGAGTGA
- a CDS encoding PLDc N-terminal domain-containing protein: MGDAVFLGTVWALGMFLMALQLLALVWVIYDVLTKQKRMSDVEKVLWIVLAFLFTILGALVYYLIIKRSGKYEEKPAKAVSSEDPIRVY; the protein is encoded by the coding sequence ATGGGAGACGCAGTCTTTCTAGGGACGGTATGGGCGCTTGGCATGTTCCTAATGGCGCTCCAGCTGCTCGCCCTCGTGTGGGTAATCTACGACGTCCTCACAAAGCAGAAGAGAATGTCGGACGTTGAAAAGGTGCTCTGGATAGTCCTGGCGTTCCTTTTCACGATACTGGGGGCGCTGGTGTACTACCTGATCATCAAGAGAAGCGGCAAATACGAGGAGAAACCTGCAAAAGCCGTCTCCTCCGAGGACCCCATCAGAGTGTACTGA
- a CDS encoding nucleotidyltransferase domain-containing protein: MMKLSEYERWMRQAERTLKSALRDLDGGDYIRGLVDGGELEPFVKRLVDYFDGDVTIILFGSRARGDFNRTSDYDLVVISKKLGGNPLQRTRPLYELNEEFLDVDIIAYTLWEFLKALENLSPSALDAMKDGIVLHDNGFYGMAKKKFEEMKKKGLRRERYWVMRA; the protein is encoded by the coding sequence ATGATGAAGCTTAGTGAGTATGAGCGCTGGATGAGGCAGGCGGAGAGGACACTAAAATCGGCACTCAGGGATTTGGACGGTGGTGACTACATCAGGGGGCTCGTGGATGGGGGAGAACTTGAGCCTTTCGTCAAAAGACTCGTGGATTACTTCGATGGTGACGTTACTATAATCCTCTTCGGTTCGAGAGCGAGGGGTGATTTCAACAGGACAAGTGATTACGATCTCGTGGTAATCTCGAAAAAACTGGGAGGGAACCCGCTCCAGAGGACGCGCCCTCTCTACGAGCTGAACGAGGAATTTTTGGATGTGGATATAATCGCTTACACTCTTTGGGAGTTCTTGAAGGCGCTCGAAAACCTTTCGCCATCTGCCCTCGATGCTATGAAGGATGGAATAGTCCTGCACGACAACGGGTTCTATGGCATGGCCAAGAAAAAGTTCGAAGAGATGAAAAAGAAGGGGCTGAGAAGGGAAAGGTACTGGGTTATGAGGGCTTAG
- a CDS encoding ATP-binding protein, producing the protein MRLGDLTYMNPWWEGKEDYHARRWREQRIRWWPKWTGKLSLKPFSLNFVLGPRQVGKTTGIKLLIQELLRENPPESILYINVEILPDYRELSALLREFHELKERERIRTGYIFLDEASSLEGWWRGVKPLIDAGILENDVITVTGSSSLRVKRDIELFPGRRGKGKTIDVMPLSFKEYVEVMGLKRPGLQGEKTLKLFEKYLKTGGFPGAINGLPMDDLLGAYIGEFVRFGKSLEIVKETFSAIIRSAPSATSFRALAGMTSGYSYKVVQDYIEFFVELYILGIAYLRQGEQVLYKREKKFFFRDPLLARLFSTWSGAELREEALYEWVVQEHLYRRFGKVYYYRNSYEVDAIAGNLKVEVKAGKAHRRYPKNVIVLEKEDVPFFLLDIILP; encoded by the coding sequence ATGAGGCTCGGGGATTTGACTTATATGAACCCCTGGTGGGAGGGAAAGGAGGACTACCACGCGAGGCGCTGGAGAGAGCAGAGAATCCGCTGGTGGCCAAAATGGACTGGTAAGCTCTCACTTAAGCCATTCTCGCTCAACTTCGTCCTCGGCCCGAGGCAGGTAGGAAAGACAACGGGGATAAAGCTCCTCATCCAAGAGCTCCTGAGAGAAAATCCGCCCGAATCAATTCTGTACATCAACGTCGAAATCCTCCCAGACTATAGAGAGCTTTCAGCCCTGCTGAGAGAATTTCATGAGCTGAAGGAAAGGGAAAGAATCAGAACAGGATACATTTTCCTGGATGAAGCATCGTCACTTGAGGGCTGGTGGAGGGGAGTTAAGCCCCTCATTGACGCAGGTATCTTAGAGAACGACGTTATCACGGTTACAGGGTCAAGCTCTCTGAGGGTAAAAAGAGACATAGAATTGTTCCCGGGAAGGAGGGGGAAGGGAAAGACCATTGATGTCATGCCGCTCTCTTTCAAGGAATACGTCGAAGTGATGGGCCTGAAAAGGCCAGGACTTCAGGGAGAAAAGACGCTGAAACTCTTTGAGAAGTACCTAAAAACAGGAGGCTTTCCGGGAGCAATAAACGGCCTTCCGATGGATGACCTTCTTGGGGCTTACATAGGGGAATTCGTCCGCTTCGGAAAGAGTCTGGAGATAGTGAAAGAGACTTTTTCAGCAATAATAAGGAGCGCGCCCTCAGCGACGAGCTTCAGAGCGTTGGCTGGAATGACCTCTGGCTACTCCTACAAGGTGGTTCAGGACTACATAGAGTTCTTCGTCGAGCTGTACATTCTCGGAATAGCGTACCTCAGGCAGGGAGAGCAGGTGCTCTACAAGCGGGAGAAGAAGTTTTTCTTCCGCGACCCGCTTTTGGCAAGGCTTTTCTCCACCTGGAGCGGAGCAGAGCTTAGGGAGGAGGCGCTGTACGAATGGGTCGTCCAGGAGCATCTATACCGGAGGTTCGGGAAAGTTTACTATTACAGGAACTCATACGAGGTGGACGCGATAGCCGGAAACCTGAAGGTTGAGGTGAAGGCCGGGAAAGCCCATAGGAGATACCCAAAAAACGTCATCGTGCTCGAAAAGGAGGACGTACCCTTTTTCCTCCTCGACATTATTCTCCCATGA
- a CDS encoding secondary thiamine-phosphate synthase enzyme YjbQ, which yields MKVLTRELRFQTKGEIDLVDITREVERIVEESGIENGQVLVFVPGATGAIVTIEHESGLLEDFKRALKELIPKGKGYLHDRIDDNAHSHLRATLLGASECFPVVNGRLVRGTWQQIFFVELDVRPRHRRVIVQLMGE from the coding sequence ATGAAGGTTCTCACGAGGGAACTGAGGTTTCAAACGAAGGGGGAGATTGACCTTGTGGATATAACCCGTGAGGTGGAGAGAATCGTCGAGGAATCCGGAATCGAGAACGGCCAGGTTCTGGTATTCGTTCCCGGAGCCACTGGAGCAATAGTCACGATAGAGCACGAGTCCGGCCTTCTTGAGGACTTCAAGCGGGCTTTGAAGGAGCTTATCCCAAAGGGCAAAGGCTACCTCCACGACAGGATCGACGACAACGCCCACAGCCACCTTCGTGCCACACTCCTCGGCGCGAGCGAGTGCTTTCCCGTTGTGAACGGCAGGCTCGTGCGCGGAACCTGGCAGCAGATTTTCTTCGTCGAGCTTGACGTGAGGCCGAGGCACAGGCGCGTTATAGTGCAGCTCATGGGAGAATAA
- a CDS encoding VanZ family protein — translation MRRRLLFLYLLLLLFLNLTPRVPSSPVANGDKLAHLFEFAILGFLGWRLWTYMLPLPVLLEFLQLFVPGRTFSFADMGANLIGFTLGLIAGWWYEGSHEGTEVSNEGGD, via the coding sequence TTGAGGCGGAGACTTCTCTTCCTCTACCTGCTCCTTCTTCTGTTCCTGAACCTGACGCCGAGGGTTCCATCGTCGCCCGTAGCCAACGGGGATAAGCTGGCTCATCTATTTGAATTCGCGATCCTGGGCTTTCTCGGATGGCGTTTGTGGACCTACATGCTTCCGTTGCCGGTTCTCCTGGAGTTTCTTCAGCTCTTCGTCCCAGGGAGAACGTTCTCCTTCGCAGACATGGGCGCAAACCTAATAGGCTTCACCCTTGGACTCATTGCGGGGTGGTGGTATGAAGGTTCTCACGAGGGAACTGAGGTTTCAAACGAAGGGGGAGATTGA
- a CDS encoding thiamine-phosphate synthase family protein produces the protein MRTPSVYVAEELMPFLRAKIAERLYREGMKQSQIAEYLGITQAMVSKYLAGKYKVPPSEVAERLEDMANDVSSFILFGGSRGDAVLLVAKHIFDLFQTGFLCRFYAEYAGVSEDSCRSLFEVQPLRSEILEVLNMALNELLRDEKFPSLIPEVRSNFAYSLPSPRGIEDVAAIPGRITAAKGKAFALPPEFGASGFTASILVKLAEVRPGIRSVLNIRYGPDIESALTAAGFTIGKVKTGGLSEEEAVRAIADVFRQDAYDAVVDVGGLGVEPLVYIFGETPFDVVEKLKRLVGNL, from the coding sequence ATGAGGACGCCCAGCGTGTACGTAGCCGAGGAGCTAATGCCTTTTCTGAGGGCCAAGATAGCCGAGAGGCTTTACCGCGAGGGCATGAAGCAGTCCCAGATAGCCGAGTACCTCGGCATAACCCAGGCGATGGTCAGCAAATATCTGGCCGGGAAGTATAAGGTGCCCCCCTCGGAGGTGGCCGAGAGGCTCGAAGACATGGCCAACGACGTGTCTTCCTTCATTCTCTTCGGGGGGAGCAGGGGAGATGCCGTCCTTCTCGTGGCGAAGCACATTTTTGATCTGTTTCAAACCGGTTTTCTGTGCAGGTTCTACGCTGAATACGCAGGGGTGAGCGAGGACTCCTGCAGGTCGCTCTTTGAGGTCCAGCCGCTGAGGAGCGAGATACTTGAGGTTCTGAACATGGCCCTCAACGAACTCCTCAGGGATGAAAAGTTCCCCTCACTCATCCCGGAGGTCAGGAGCAATTTCGCCTACTCCCTTCCGTCCCCGCGGGGCATCGAAGACGTTGCGGCGATTCCAGGAAGGATAACCGCCGCCAAGGGAAAGGCCTTTGCTCTGCCGCCGGAGTTCGGGGCTAGCGGCTTTACTGCGAGCATACTCGTTAAGCTGGCCGAGGTCAGGCCTGGGATACGGAGCGTTCTCAACATCAGGTACGGACCGGACATAGAATCCGCCCTGACTGCGGCCGGGTTCACGATTGGGAAGGTTAAAACCGGTGGACTGAGCGAGGAGGAGGCCGTGAGGGCTATAGCCGACGTCTTCAGGCAGGACGCCTACGACGCAGTCGTTGACGTGGGTGGGCTTGGGGTCGAACCGCTGGTCTATATATTCGGCGAGACGCCCTTCGACGTCGTTGAGAAGCTCAAAAGGCTGGTGGGGAACCTTTGA
- the pyrB gene encoding aspartate carbamoyltransferase, giving the protein MDWKGRDVISVRDFSKSDIEFVLKVAERLETELNEKGSLDYAKGKILATLFFEPSTRTRLSFESAMHRLGGSVIGFSSAASTSVKKGESLADTIKTVEQYSDVIVIRHPMEGAARLAAEVAEIPVINAGDGSNQHPTQTLLDLYTIKRAFGRIDGLTIGLLGDLKYGRTVHSLAEALAFYDVELYLISPELLRMPKHIIEELREKGVRIHETTDLEGTIPKLDVLYVTRIQRERFPDEQEYLKVKGSYQVNCAVLKKAKETLRIMHPLPRVDEIHPEVDRTEHALYFRQVFSGVPVRMALLGLTLGVLEGV; this is encoded by the coding sequence ATGGATTGGAAAGGACGCGACGTGATAAGCGTTAGGGACTTCTCGAAAAGCGATATAGAGTTCGTTTTAAAGGTTGCAGAAAGACTCGAAACGGAACTCAACGAGAAGGGCTCACTCGACTACGCGAAGGGAAAGATACTCGCGACTCTCTTCTTCGAGCCGTCAACGAGAACAAGGCTAAGCTTTGAGAGCGCCATGCACCGCCTCGGCGGCTCGGTTATAGGCTTCTCCTCCGCCGCAAGCACGAGCGTCAAGAAGGGCGAGAGCCTGGCAGACACTATAAAGACGGTCGAGCAGTACAGCGACGTTATAGTGATACGCCATCCAATGGAAGGAGCGGCGAGGCTGGCCGCGGAGGTGGCGGAGATACCGGTCATCAACGCCGGCGACGGCAGCAACCAGCACCCAACTCAAACTCTGCTCGACCTCTACACGATAAAGCGAGCCTTCGGGAGGATAGATGGCCTGACCATAGGCCTGCTCGGCGACCTCAAGTACGGGAGAACCGTCCACAGCCTGGCTGAAGCTTTAGCATTCTACGACGTCGAGCTCTACCTGATTTCGCCGGAGCTTTTGAGGATGCCCAAGCACATCATAGAGGAGCTCCGGGAGAAGGGAGTTAGAATTCACGAGACGACCGACCTGGAGGGGACAATCCCTAAGCTCGATGTTCTCTACGTCACCAGAATCCAGCGCGAGCGCTTCCCGGACGAGCAGGAGTACCTCAAGGTCAAGGGCAGCTACCAGGTTAACTGTGCTGTTCTGAAGAAGGCGAAGGAGACACTCAGGATAATGCACCCGCTCCCGAGGGTCGACGAGATACACCCCGAGGTCGATAGAACGGAGCACGCACTCTACTTCAGGCAGGTCTTCTCCGGGGTTCCAGTAAGAATGGCCCTCTTGGGGCTCACACTTGGCGTTCTGGAGGGGGTTTGA
- the pyrI gene encoding aspartate carbamoyltransferase regulatory subunit: MAELKVTAIREGTVIDHIPAGKGLKVIEILRLNRPNGGVLLLASNVHSGKLGRKDIVKIEGKFLSEEEVNKIALIAPTATVNIVRDYRVAEKFKVETPDEITGILRCANPNCVSNHEYTVSKFYVVSREPLKVRCHYCERTMEEEEILGNL; encoded by the coding sequence ATGGCCGAGCTCAAGGTTACCGCGATTAGAGAGGGAACCGTCATAGACCACATCCCTGCCGGGAAGGGGCTGAAGGTCATCGAGATACTCCGCCTCAACAGGCCGAACGGCGGCGTTCTGCTTCTCGCCTCGAACGTCCACAGCGGGAAGCTCGGAAGGAAGGACATCGTCAAGATAGAAGGGAAATTCCTGAGCGAGGAGGAGGTCAACAAGATAGCCCTCATCGCCCCGACGGCCACTGTGAACATAGTGCGGGACTACAGGGTGGCCGAGAAGTTCAAGGTCGAGACTCCCGATGAGATAACCGGAATCCTCCGCTGTGCCAATCCAAACTGCGTCAGCAACCACGAGTACACCGTTTCAAAGTTCTACGTCGTCTCAAGGGAGCCCCTAAAGGTGCGCTGCCACTACTGCGAGAGGACGATGGAAGAGGAAGAGATACTCGGGAATCTCTAA